From the genome of Saccopteryx bilineata isolate mSacBil1 chromosome 6, mSacBil1_pri_phased_curated, whole genome shotgun sequence, one region includes:
- the AVP gene encoding vasopressin-neurophysin 2-copeptin, whose protein sequence is MPTIMLPACFLGLLAFTSACYFQNCPRGGKRSLSDLDLRQCLSCGPGGKGRCFGPNICCGDELGCFVGTAEALRCREETYLPSPCRSGLAPCPDNGRCAAKGICCNEKSCVSEPACPGRDDFHRHARASDRSNGTELDGPTGALLQRLLQLAGPPEPAQPGVY, encoded by the exons ATGCCCACCATCATGCTGCCCGCCTGCTTCCTCGGCCTGCTGGCCTTCACCTCCGCGTGCTACTTCCAGAACTGCCCAAGGGGTGGCAAGAGGTCTCTATCCGACCTGGACCTGAGACAG TGTCTGTCCTGCGGCCCCGGGGGCAAAGGACGCTGCTTCGGGCCCAACATCTGCTGCGGGGACGAGCTGGGCTGCTTCGTGGGCACGGCCGAGGCGCTGCGCTGCCGCGAGGAGACCTACCTGCCGTCGCCCTGCCGGTCGGGCCTCGCTCCGTGCCCGGACAACGGCCGCTGCGCCGCCAAGGGCATCTGCTGCAACGAAA AGAGCTGCGTGTCCGAGCCCGCGTGCCCGGGCAGAGACGACTTCCACCGCCACGCGCGCGCCAGCGACCGGAGCAACGGCACCGAGCTGGACGGGCCGACCGGGGCCTTGCTGCAGCGGCTGTTGCAGCTGGCCGGGCCGCCCGAGCCCGCCCAGCCCGGCGTCTACTGA